The following proteins are encoded in a genomic region of Oryza brachyantha chromosome 11, ObraRS2, whole genome shotgun sequence:
- the LOC107303682 gene encoding uncharacterized protein LOC107303682: MILADDAVWQNIIKSNEKAKKFIKNKSFPLLESLGELYDGQTAEGNMNFTSIEPCQHAIITQVDNGEEYLERSDAFPDPNYVVDVDMSTQVQDHEDDGMDQETLPSHIHTSSRTDGENNVKKRKFAPRKRVDKIANKAKRNDVIDMMGRYLEMRTKQSEEKVAALSKERDEAKEESNKVDDCSIKNCITVVERMEELSTEEKVKSFGVFKDAQNREIFMSAGPMTRLMWLRTMLG; the protein is encoded by the exons ATGATCCTTGCTGATGATGCTGTTTGGCAAAACATTATTAAG TCAAATGAGAAGGCTAAGAAGTTCATTAAAAACAAATCCTTCCCTCTCCTTGAGTCTTTAGGAGAGCTCTACGATG GACAAACTGCCGAGGGAAACATGAATTTCACCTCTATTGAGCCATGTCAACATGCCATTATCACACAAGTGGACAATGGCGAAGAATACCTTGAGAGAAGTGATGCATTTCCAGATCCGAATTATGTTGTTGATGTTGATATGAGCACTCAAGTTCAAGATCATGAAGACGATGGAATGGATCAAGAAACTCTACCAAGCCACATTCATACCTCCTCAAGAACAGATGGAGAAAACAATGTCAAGAAGAGAAAATTTGCTCCGAGGAAAAGGGTCGACAAGATTGCGAATAAGGCTAAAAGAAATGATGTCATTGATATGATGGGAAGGTATCTGGAGATGAGAACAAAACAATCTGAGGAGAAAGTTGCAGCTCTGTCCAAGGAGAGAGACGAGGCAAAGGAGGAGTCAAACAAAGTGGATGATTGCTCAATAAAGAATTGCATAACTGTTGTAGAAAGGATGGAAGAGCTATCAACTGAAGAGAAAGTCAAATCTTTTGGTGTTTTCAAGGATGCTCAAAATAGAGAGATCTTCATGAGTGCAGGACCTATGACCCGTCTTATGTGGTTAAGGACAATGCTA GGGTGA
- the LOC102699468 gene encoding stemar-13-ene synthase-like: MHRDELKATVRKQLREGGEPSPSSYDTAWVAMVPLRGFPHAPCYPQCVQWILDNQQPDGSWGQSAQVNKDILLSTLACVVALKRWNTGPNHIRRGLRFIGRNFSVVMDGQSVSPVGFNITFSGLLKLASEMGLEIPVIKTDIDGIFYLREIELARDGGGTVAARKAFMAYVSEGLGRRHDWNLVMPYQRNNGSLFNSPSTTAAAAIYSCNDRALDYLGSLTSKFGGSVPVIYPDNVYSQLCMVNTLEKMGISSDFASEIQDILDMTYSCWMQNEEEIMSDMATCAKAFRLLRMNGYDITSDGMGQFAEQSCYDDSIHAYVNDIQPLLELYRSSQVRFSEDDLILEKIGSWSAKLLKQQLSTRKISKPLVQEIEYALEFPIFATVEPLEHKGNIERFKTNSFQLLKSGHCANPEILSLAIDKFGSTQSIFQQELQEVNRWVKEHRLDELKFARILPLHAYFCAVVPLFPPELSAARVAWSQNAVLTTAVDDLFDGEGSMEELRNLVEVIEKWDNHAEVGFVSERVEILFKAVYNTTRGIGAVTAQLQNRSVMDHLAELWAMAVRGMLTEAEWRMSKYIPATMEEYMSAAEYSFAYGPIIPASAYLLGEPLPEEAVRSEEYTRLLQLASTVGRLINDAVGVEREMRVGKPNSVVVQAAGGCGAMSLAAVEAAKEEVRRAIRAARWELQRLAFRDGAVVPRRCRELSWHGGKVASFFYREEDAYTNETMWTMANAVIVDPLQLQ; this comes from the exons ATG CACAGAGACGAATTGAAGGCTACAGTGAGAAAGCAGCTGCGGGAAGGCGGCGAGCCATCGCCGTCTTCGTACGACACGGCGTGGGTGGCTATGGTGCCACTCAGGGGCTTTCCCCATGCCCCGTGCTACCCACAGTGCGTCCAGTGGATCCTCGATAACCAGCAGCCCGACGGGTCATGGGGCCAATCGGCCCAAGTAAACAAGGACATCCTCTTGTCTACGCTGGCATGTGTCGTTGCTCTTAAGAGATGGAATACTGGCCCAAATCACATTAGGAGAG GGTTGCGTTTTATTGGGAGAAACTTCTCGGTTGTCATGGATGGGCAGAGTGTCTCCCCTGTGGGGTTTAATATCACCTTTTCTGGTCTGCTTAAGCTTGCTTCTGAGATGGGCCTGGAAATTCCTGTTATTAAAACGGACATCGatggtattttttatctcCGGGAGATCGAGCTAGCAAG GGATGGCGGTGGCACAGTTGCAGCAAGAAAAGCCTTCATGGCATATGTATCAGAAGGGCTTGGGAGAAGACATGATTGGAACCTTGTGATGCCATATCAGAGGAACAACGGCTCATTGTTTAACTCGCCTTCAACCACGGCCGCTGCAGCAATCTACAGCTGCAACGACAGAGCACTCGACTATTTGGGTTCACTCACTAGCAAATTCGGTGGCTCAG TACCTGTGATATATCCAGACAATGTATACTCCCAGCTTTGCATGGTGAACACTCTTGAAAAGATGGGGATCTCTTCGGATTTCGCTAGCGAGATACAGGACATATTGGACATGACTTACAG CTGCTGGATGCAAAACGAGGAAGAAATCATGTCGGATATGGCGACGTGTGCAAAGGCATTCCGCCTCCTTCGTATGAATGGTTATGACATCACCTCAG ATGGAATGGGTCAATTTGCTGAACAATCCTGCTACGATGATTCAATTCATGCATATGTCAATGACATCCAGCCTTTGCTGGAGCTGTACAGAAGTTCACAAGTTCGATTCTCGGAAGATGATTTGATCCTAGAAAAGATTGGTTCTTGGTCAGCTAAATTACTGAAGCAGCAACTCTCCACCAGAAAGATATCAAAACCATTAGTCCAGGAG ATCGAGTATGCCCTTGAGTTCCCCATCTTTGCAACCGTGGAACCACTGGAGCACAAGGGGAACATAGAACGGTTCAAGACAAACAGCTTCCAGCTTCTGAAATCAGGACACtg CGCCAACCCAGAAATCCTCTCTTTGGCCATCGACAAATTCGGATCCACGCAGTCCATTTTCCAACAAGAACTCCAGGAGGTCAACAG ATGGGTGAAGGAACACAGGCTGGACGAGCTGAAGTTCGCAAGGATACTGCCGCTGCACGCGTATTTCTGCGCAGTCGTGCCGCTGTTCCCTCCCGAGCTGTccgccgcccgcgtcgcctGGAGCCAGAACGCCGTGCTGACGACGGCCGTCGACGACCTGTTCGACGGCGAGGGCTCCATGGAGGAGCTGAGGAACCTGGTGGAGGTCATCGAGAA ATGGGACAACCACGCCGAGGTTGGGTTCGTCTCGGAGCGCGTTGAGATCTTGTTCAAGGCTGTTTACAACACGACCAGGGGTATCGGTGCAGTAACCGCGCAGCTGCAGAATCGTAGCGTCATGGATCATCTTGCGGAGCTA TGGGCGATGGCGGTGAGGGGGATGCTGACGGAGGCGGAGTGGCGGATGAGCAAGTACATCCCGGCGACGATGGAGGAGTACATGTCGGCGGCGGAGTACTCCTTCGCGTACGGCCCCATCATCCCGGCGTCGGCGTACCTGCTCGGCGAGCCGCtgccggaggaggcggtgaGGAGCGAGGAGTACACCCGGCTGCTGCAGCTCGCCAGCACCGTCGGCCGGCTGATCAACGACGCGGTGGGGGTCGAGAGGGAGATGCGGGTGGGCAAGCCCAACAGCGTCGTGGTgcaggccgccggcggctgcggcgcgaTGTCCCTGGCGGCCGTCGAGGCGGCCAaggaggaggtgaggaggGCCATCCGGGCGGCCAGGTGGGAGCTGCAGCGGCTGGCGTTCAGggacggcgccgtcgtcccGCGGCGGTGCAGGGAGCTCTCCTGGCACGGCGGCAAGGTGGCCAGCTTCTTCTACCGGGAGGAAGACGCCTACACCAATGAGACGATGTGGACCATGGCCAACGCCGTGATTGTGGATCCGCTGCAGCTGCAATGA